The Sylvia atricapilla isolate bSylAtr1 chromosome 13, bSylAtr1.pri, whole genome shotgun sequence genome includes a region encoding these proteins:
- the NR2E3 gene encoding photoreceptor-specific nuclear receptor isoform X2 — translation MAASPAGSVVSAGLDESPTGLTPAPGKELSPVLLCKVCGDTSSGKHYGIYACNGCSGFFKRSVRRKLIYRCQAGTGLCPVDKAHRNQCQACRLKKCLQAGMNKDAVQNERQPRSTAQVQLDSIQLDAELPPEHVATTCEVPPSPCPAPRGPGGTVTPGPRVPTPPTNHRFMASLMTAETCAKLEPEDADETVDVTGSEPERATGEYQVAPYPAASPENIYETSARLLFMAVKWAKNLPVFSNLPFRDQVILLEEAWSELFLLCAIQWSMPLESCPLLAVPEPTPGKLLPATLDVRALQETLGRFKALAVDPTEFACMKAVVLFKPETRGLKDPEQVENLQDQSQVMLGQHNRSHYPGQPVRFGKLLLLLPALRFISSERVELLFFRRTIGNTPMEKLLCDMFKN, via the exons ATGGCTGCGTCGCCGGCGGGGTCGGTGGTGAGCGCCGGGCTGGATGAGAGTCCCACGG GGCTGACCCCGGCTCCCGGGAAAGAGCTGAGCCCGGTGCTGCTGTGCAAGGTGTGCGGGGACACCAGCAGCGGGAAGCACTACGGCATCTACGCCTGCAACGGCTGCAGCGGCTTCTTCAAGCGCAGTGTCCGCAGGAAGCTCATCTACAG GTGCCAGGCAGGGacggggctgtgcccagtggACAAGGCTCACCGCAACCAGTGCCAGGCGTGCCGGCTCAAGAAGTGCCTGCAGGCTGGCATGAACAAGGATG ctgtgcagaATGAGCGCCAGCCCCGCAGCACAGCCCAGGTCCAGCTGGACAGCATCCAGCTGGATGCTGAGCTGCCCCCTGAGCACGTGGCCACCACATGTGAGGTCCCCCCGTCACCTTGTCCGGCTCCTCGTGGTCCCGGTGGCACTGTCACCCCCGGTCCCCGCGTGCCCACGCCACCCACCAACCATCGCTTCATGGCCAGCCTGATGACGGCCGAGACCTGCGCCAAGCTGGAGCCCGAGGACG CTGATGAGACAGTGGATGTGACGGGAAGTGAGCCAGAGCGGGCAACCGGCGAGTACCAGGTGGCCCCATACCCGGCAGCCAGCCCCGAAAACATCTATGAGACCTCAGCACGTCTCCTCTTCATGGCTGTGAAATGGGCCAAGAACCTGCCCGTCTTCTCCAACCTGCCCTTCCGTGACCAG GTGATCCTGCTGGAGGAAGCATGGAgtgagctgttcctgctctgtgctaTCCAGTGGTCCATGCCCCTGGAGAGCTGCCCACTCCTGGCTGTCCCCGAGCCGACCCCTGGCAAGCTGCTGCCGGCCACCCTGGACGTGCGGGCGCTGCAGGAGACCCTCGGCCGCTTCAAGGCGCTGGCCGTGGACCCCACGGAATTTGCCTGCATGAAGGCCGTGGTGCTCTTCAAACCAG AGACCCGTGGCCTGAAGGACCCCGAGCAGGTGGAGAACCTGCAGGACCAGTCACAGGTGATGCTGGGCCAGCACAACCGTTCCCACTACCCTGGGCAACCCGTCAG gtttgggaagctgctgctgctcctcccagcgCTGCGCTTCATCTCCTCGGAGCGTGTGGAGCTGCTCTTCTTCCGCCGCACCATCGGCAACACCCCCatggagaagctgctgtgtgaCATGTTCAAGAACTGA
- the NR2E3 gene encoding photoreceptor-specific nuclear receptor isoform X1: protein MAASPAGSVVSAGLDESPTGLTPAPGKELSPVLLCKVCGDTSSGKHYGIYACNGCSGFFKRSVRRKLIYRCQAGTGLCPVDKAHRNQCQACRLKKCLQAGMNKDAVQNERQPRSTAQVQLDSIQLDAELPPEHVATTCEVPPSPCPAPRGPGGTVTPGPRVPTPPTNHRFMASLMTAETCAKLEPEDADETVDVTGSEPERATGEYQVAPYPAASPENIYETSARLLFMAVKWAKNLPVFSNLPFRDQVILLEEAWSELFLLCAIQWSMPLESCPLLAVPEPTPGKLLPATLDVRALQETLGRFKALAVDPTEFACMKAVVLFKPETRGLKDPEQVENLQDQSQVMLGQHNRSHYPGQPVRYCCPHILRGDTRVGHPPMATAPSPRFGKLLLLLPALRFISSERVELLFFRRTIGNTPMEKLLCDMFKN, encoded by the exons ATGGCTGCGTCGCCGGCGGGGTCGGTGGTGAGCGCCGGGCTGGATGAGAGTCCCACGG GGCTGACCCCGGCTCCCGGGAAAGAGCTGAGCCCGGTGCTGCTGTGCAAGGTGTGCGGGGACACCAGCAGCGGGAAGCACTACGGCATCTACGCCTGCAACGGCTGCAGCGGCTTCTTCAAGCGCAGTGTCCGCAGGAAGCTCATCTACAG GTGCCAGGCAGGGacggggctgtgcccagtggACAAGGCTCACCGCAACCAGTGCCAGGCGTGCCGGCTCAAGAAGTGCCTGCAGGCTGGCATGAACAAGGATG ctgtgcagaATGAGCGCCAGCCCCGCAGCACAGCCCAGGTCCAGCTGGACAGCATCCAGCTGGATGCTGAGCTGCCCCCTGAGCACGTGGCCACCACATGTGAGGTCCCCCCGTCACCTTGTCCGGCTCCTCGTGGTCCCGGTGGCACTGTCACCCCCGGTCCCCGCGTGCCCACGCCACCCACCAACCATCGCTTCATGGCCAGCCTGATGACGGCCGAGACCTGCGCCAAGCTGGAGCCCGAGGACG CTGATGAGACAGTGGATGTGACGGGAAGTGAGCCAGAGCGGGCAACCGGCGAGTACCAGGTGGCCCCATACCCGGCAGCCAGCCCCGAAAACATCTATGAGACCTCAGCACGTCTCCTCTTCATGGCTGTGAAATGGGCCAAGAACCTGCCCGTCTTCTCCAACCTGCCCTTCCGTGACCAG GTGATCCTGCTGGAGGAAGCATGGAgtgagctgttcctgctctgtgctaTCCAGTGGTCCATGCCCCTGGAGAGCTGCCCACTCCTGGCTGTCCCCGAGCCGACCCCTGGCAAGCTGCTGCCGGCCACCCTGGACGTGCGGGCGCTGCAGGAGACCCTCGGCCGCTTCAAGGCGCTGGCCGTGGACCCCACGGAATTTGCCTGCATGAAGGCCGTGGTGCTCTTCAAACCAG AGACCCGTGGCCTGAAGGACCCCGAGCAGGTGGAGAACCTGCAGGACCAGTCACAGGTGATGCTGGGCCAGCACAACCGTTCCCACTACCCTGGGCAACCCGTCAGGTACTGCTGTCCCCACATCCTCAGGGGTGACACCAGGGTGGGACACCCACCCATGGCCACCGCTCCATCCCCCAGgtttgggaagctgctgctgctcctcccagcgCTGCGCTTCATCTCCTCGGAGCGTGTGGAGCTGCTCTTCTTCCGCCGCACCATCGGCAACACCCCCatggagaagctgctgtgtgaCATGTTCAAGAACTGA